One window from the genome of Pseudomonadota bacterium encodes:
- a CDS encoding TerB family tellurite resistance protein — MSNNHSELNANNLMNQMQGLRKQGTVKSKQDLTLATAIVLLEIASSDSSVDKFEHSVIHHGLKALFKISDETAANVIVMAKAQLTNMRSSSTEASMLRDVLDPVSKRTMASIIDNLIKCNGVVDGMEIYLRRRFRDLLGIPDEPLAPPSND, encoded by the coding sequence ATGTCTAACAACCATTCAGAACTAAACGCCAACAACCTCATGAATCAGATGCAGGGGCTGCGCAAGCAAGGTACGGTAAAAAGCAAGCAGGATCTTACCCTTGCGACCGCCATCGTGCTGCTTGAGATCGCCTCATCCGATAGTAGTGTGGATAAATTTGAGCATTCCGTTATTCATCACGGCCTTAAAGCGCTCTTTAAGATCTCAGATGAGACGGCAGCCAACGTGATAGTTATGGCCAAAGCGCAGCTAACAAATATGCGTAGCAGCTCTACAGAGGCCAGCATGTTACGTGATGTGCTAGATCCAGTATCCAAGCGCACTATGGCCAGCATAATTGACAATCTTATCAAGTGTAACGGGGTAGTTGATGGGATGGAGATATATCTGCGCAGGCGTTTTCGCGATCTACTAGGTATTCCTGATGAACCGCTCGCACCCCCCTCAAACGATTAG